The nucleotide window TGGTGCCGAACGAGATCTCTTTTTTGTCGATCTGGTGGCAGTTGTAGCAGTTGCCGCCGTTGGCGACGCCGGCCTTGTCGGTCCAGGTCATGCCGCGGCCGCTTTGCGCGATGGCTTCGCCGGACTTCCAGTCGCCCAGGTATTTGCCATCGGCAGGCCACTTGATGGTCTGCATGTTCAGCGCCTCGATGCGGCGGGCGGTGGCGGCGTCCAGGGGCTTGCCGGACACGTCGGCGGCGTTGCAGGCGCGCAGCGTCTCGTCGTCGGCAAAGGCCTTTTGCACGGTGACGATGCCCTTGTCGTGGAAGGATTCCTTGACGATCTTTTGCGTCAGCGCGTCGATCTCGGCGTTGGACGGCGTGCCGGAGCCGCCGGAGCCGCCAGCGCAACTGGCCAGAGCGGCGGCGACCACGATCAGCGGCAGCGCCACGCGGGTGGAACGGGAGGAAATTTTCATGTTCGTCTCTCCTGCTGGCTGTTGCATCAGCGCTTGATGGTCGGCACGGCCGATTTGTCGCCCTTGGCGTTCACGCCCAGGAACACGCCCAGCGCCACGGTCACGTCGCTGGCGAAGTCGGGCTCGGGGAAGCGCTGCTGACGGTAGCAGTCGTTCAGGCGGTGCTGCATGGTCCACATCTGGCCG belongs to Melaminivora suipulveris and includes:
- the soxX gene encoding sulfur oxidation c-type cytochrome SoxX — protein: MKISSRSTRVALPLIVVAAALASCAGGSGGSGTPSNAEIDALTQKIVKESFHDKGIVTVQKAFADDETLRACNAADVSGKPLDAATARRIEALNMQTIKWPADGKYLGDWKSGEAIAQSGRGMTWTDKAGVANGGNCYNCHQIDKKEISFGTIGPSLYNYGKLRGVKDPNSPESREMVKYTWGKIWNSKAYSACSNMPRAGHKGILTEKQVADIVALLLDPASPVNQ